Proteins encoded within one genomic window of Pedobacter africanus:
- a CDS encoding DUF5703 domain-containing protein translates to MKGIKQYIVWLFLSAGFLFGAKAQSRANPDENVIWTSQSANAAASMPCGGGDVGLNVWVEHGELFLYIARSGTFDENNTLLKLGRMRLKLSPNPFDEKSSFKQELVLKDGYVKITGARGSLRTEVNVWVDVFKPVVHLDVKSNHKTIAVAGYESWRHNDRITKGKENNQNSYKWAPQGEVKTFRDSITFNNKTVLFFHQNKAESVFDVTVKQQGMESLKDELFNPLKNLVFGGSMQGDGMMADGNYSGSYAGVPFKGWKLKNTRALKSIGITIALHTAQAGSVQEWLKGLAQTKQKAEDFERDFKASKKWWNAYWQRSFIHMNNEEEQLVTQAGKNYQLFRYMLGCNAFGTYPTKFNGGLFTYDPVFVDTTLNFTPDFRNWGGGTHTAQNQRLVYWPMLKSGDADLMRPQFDFYIRLLKNAEIRTAFYWKHKGASFTEQLENFGLPNPAEYGWKRPEGYDPGMEYNAWLEYQWDTVLEFCQMMLEIQNYAGKDVKEYLPFIESCVSFFDAHYTMLARQRGSKALDADGHLILYPGSAAETYKMAYNASSTIAALKTVLGSLLALEGISEQQRTDWTAMLKRIPPLSFRDFGGHPTIAPAKTWERVNNTESPQLYPVFPWGIYGIGRSGLDTAINTFKYDADVLKFRSHVGWKQDNIFAARLGLTAAAAELNLLKLKDSGRRFPAFWGPGFDWVPDHNWGGSGMMGLQEMLLQSHHRKIYVLPAWPKEWDVHFKLHAPDQTTVEVMFKKGKLELLRVVPESRRKDIILMMK, encoded by the coding sequence GATGTTGGCTTAAATGTATGGGTAGAGCATGGGGAACTGTTCCTTTATATAGCCAGAAGCGGAACCTTTGATGAAAACAATACGCTGCTTAAGCTGGGCAGAATGCGGTTGAAACTGAGCCCGAACCCTTTTGATGAAAAGTCTTCATTTAAACAAGAGCTTGTTTTGAAAGATGGTTATGTTAAAATTACAGGCGCCAGGGGCAGCCTACGTACAGAAGTAAATGTATGGGTTGATGTATTTAAACCTGTGGTGCACCTGGACGTAAAAAGTAACCATAAAACCATCGCAGTGGCGGGATACGAAAGCTGGAGGCATAACGATCGCATCACCAAAGGAAAGGAAAATAACCAGAATTCCTATAAATGGGCACCACAGGGCGAAGTGAAAACCTTTAGGGACAGCATCACATTCAATAACAAAACTGTATTGTTTTTTCATCAGAATAAGGCCGAATCTGTTTTTGACGTTACGGTAAAACAGCAGGGAATGGAAAGCCTGAAAGACGAGCTGTTTAATCCGCTGAAGAACCTGGTGTTTGGCGGCTCAATGCAGGGCGACGGAATGATGGCCGACGGTAATTATAGCGGCAGTTATGCCGGGGTACCTTTCAAAGGCTGGAAGTTAAAAAATACCCGGGCACTGAAATCCATTGGCATTACAATCGCACTGCATACAGCGCAGGCCGGTAGTGTGCAGGAATGGCTAAAAGGCCTGGCCCAGACAAAACAGAAGGCGGAAGATTTTGAGCGTGACTTTAAAGCCAGTAAAAAATGGTGGAATGCCTATTGGCAGCGCAGTTTTATTCACATGAACAACGAGGAGGAGCAACTGGTTACACAGGCTGGCAAAAACTATCAGTTGTTCCGCTATATGCTGGGCTGTAATGCTTTTGGTACTTACCCTACAAAATTTAACGGCGGGCTTTTTACCTATGATCCGGTTTTTGTAGATACAACATTAAATTTTACACCTGACTTCAGAAACTGGGGCGGAGGGACCCATACCGCACAAAATCAGCGCCTGGTATACTGGCCCATGCTGAAAAGCGGGGATGCGGACCTGATGAGGCCGCAGTTTGATTTTTATATCCGTCTGCTGAAAAATGCAGAAATAAGAACAGCCTTTTACTGGAAACACAAAGGGGCCAGTTTTACGGAACAACTGGAAAATTTTGGACTGCCTAACCCGGCTGAATATGGCTGGAAACGACCGGAGGGCTACGATCCGGGGATGGAATACAATGCCTGGCTGGAATACCAGTGGGATACCGTACTGGAGTTCTGCCAGATGATGCTGGAAATTCAAAACTATGCAGGTAAGGATGTAAAGGAGTACCTGCCTTTCATTGAAAGCTGTGTCAGTTTTTTTGATGCGCACTACACCATGCTGGCCAGGCAAAGGGGCAGTAAAGCACTGGATGCAGATGGACACCTGATCTTGTACCCGGGATCTGCTGCTGAAACCTATAAAATGGCCTATAATGCCAGCTCAACCATTGCCGCATTGAAAACGGTTTTGGGGAGTTTGCTGGCACTGGAGGGTATTTCTGAACAGCAGCGTACAGATTGGACAGCCATGCTGAAACGCATACCGCCCCTCAGTTTCCGTGATTTCGGCGGACATCCAACCATTGCCCCTGCAAAAACATGGGAACGGGTAAACAATACCGAAAGTCCGCAATTGTACCCGGTCTTTCCATGGGGGATATACGGCATTGGCAGAAGCGGCCTGGATACAGCAATCAATACCTTTAAATACGATGCAGATGTCCTGAAATTCAGGAGTCATGTAGGCTGGAAACAGGATAATATTTTTGCAGCAAGGCTGGGGCTGACTGCAGCAGCTGCTGAACTGAACCTTTTAAAGCTGAAAGATTCGGGCAGGCGTTTTCCCGCCTTTTGGGGGCCCGGATTCGATTGGGTACCCGATCACAATTGGGGCGGATCAGGGATGATGGGCTTGCAGGAAATGCTGCTGCAAAGCCATCATCGAAAAATCTATGTGCTGCCGGCCTGGCCAAAAGAATGGGATGTGCATTTTAAGCTCCATGCACCTGATCAGACTACGGTTGAAGTGATGTTCAAAAAGGGGAAGCTGGAACTGCTCAGGGTCGTCCCCGAGTCCAGGAGGAAAGATATTATACTGATGATGAAATAA
- a CDS encoding glycoside hydrolase family 88 protein, with amino-acid sequence MKKRISLIFSLIVCMAAASQVRAQQSNPKPLSEQMAATVMEIWPERAKKWSYDHGVVQDGMAALWRRTGNAAYFKYIQKDMDAFISADGAIDTYSQEHFNIDNVKNGTVLLNLYQVTGQAKYFKAATLLWEQLQKQPRTKQGGFWHKQIYPNQVWLDGLYMGQPFYAAYATLTGNAKAFDDIASQFIWIEKNTRDAKTGLLYHGWDESKIEKWADPKTGLSPHIWARAMGWYGMALVETLDYFPQNHPQRKELINILNRLAVAIKSTQNDKTGVWYDILDLPNEKGNYFESSASAMFVYALAKGVRLGCLPASYFAVAAKGYKGMQQEFVEQRGEGKVNLKGTVSVSGLGGKPYRDGSYAYYMSEKVVSNDPKGVGAFLLAANEMEIAAMPKPGLGKTVLLDSWFNNEKKKDQQGNEVSWHYKWEEMAAGGFSLWGEQFRNAGFKTATLNAAPTALSLKSASVYIIVDPDTEKEVPKPNFINKDHIKVIADWVKAGGLLVLMANDTGNTELDHFNTLAKTFDIQFNYNSKGRVVNNRFEMGKVLVPEGNAILKTARQLYVKEYCSLTLGSQAKPVLKDEDSDNVIAVSKYGKGTVFVIGDPWLYNEYVDGRKLPAEYENFKAGQDLVNWLGNLPGKR; translated from the coding sequence ATGAAAAAAAGAATCTCCCTTATATTTAGTCTGATAGTTTGTATGGCTGCTGCCTCACAGGTCAGGGCTCAGCAAAGCAATCCAAAACCCCTTTCCGAACAGATGGCGGCCACCGTAATGGAGATCTGGCCGGAGCGCGCAAAAAAATGGTCTTATGATCATGGCGTGGTACAGGACGGGATGGCTGCCCTATGGAGGCGTACGGGGAATGCGGCCTATTTCAAATATATCCAGAAAGATATGGATGCCTTTATATCTGCAGATGGGGCGATAGACACCTACAGCCAGGAACATTTCAATATCGACAATGTAAAAAACGGAACAGTTTTATTGAACCTTTATCAGGTAACCGGGCAGGCCAAATATTTTAAAGCAGCCACATTGTTGTGGGAACAACTGCAAAAACAGCCCCGCACCAAACAAGGCGGTTTCTGGCATAAGCAGATCTATCCCAACCAGGTATGGCTGGATGGTTTGTATATGGGACAGCCATTTTATGCAGCGTATGCCACATTGACCGGCAATGCAAAAGCCTTTGATGATATTGCCAGCCAGTTTATCTGGATTGAAAAAAACACCAGGGATGCAAAAACAGGATTGCTTTATCATGGCTGGGATGAATCGAAGATCGAAAAATGGGCAGACCCAAAAACGGGTCTTTCTCCGCACATATGGGCAAGGGCTATGGGCTGGTATGGCATGGCCCTGGTGGAAACACTGGATTATTTCCCTCAGAACCATCCACAACGCAAAGAACTGATTAACATTCTAAACCGGCTTGCAGTTGCCATTAAAAGTACGCAGAACGACAAAACGGGGGTTTGGTACGATATTCTGGACCTGCCTAACGAAAAGGGCAATTACTTTGAGTCATCAGCCTCTGCCATGTTTGTGTATGCCCTTGCAAAAGGTGTACGCCTGGGTTGTTTGCCTGCAAGCTATTTTGCTGTTGCCGCTAAAGGTTACAAAGGTATGCAGCAGGAATTTGTGGAGCAGCGCGGCGAAGGTAAGGTTAACCTGAAGGGGACAGTCAGCGTATCGGGCCTGGGCGGGAAACCCTACCGTGATGGTAGTTATGCGTATTACATGAGCGAAAAGGTGGTTAGCAATGATCCGAAAGGAGTAGGAGCCTTTTTATTGGCTGCCAACGAAATGGAAATTGCCGCAATGCCTAAACCCGGGTTGGGCAAAACTGTGCTGCTGGATTCCTGGTTCAACAACGAAAAGAAAAAAGACCAGCAGGGCAACGAGGTTTCCTGGCATTACAAATGGGAGGAAATGGCTGCCGGTGGTTTTTCGCTGTGGGGAGAACAGTTTCGCAATGCCGGTTTCAAAACCGCAACTTTAAATGCGGCGCCCACCGCCCTCAGTTTAAAGAGTGCATCGGTTTATATTATCGTAGACCCTGATACGGAAAAGGAGGTGCCTAAGCCCAATTTTATCAATAAAGACCACATTAAAGTCATTGCAGATTGGGTAAAAGCTGGCGGTTTGCTGGTTTTGATGGCCAACGATACAGGAAATACAGAACTGGATCATTTCAATACCCTGGCAAAAACATTTGACATTCAGTTTAACTACAATAGCAAGGGACGGGTAGTCAACAACCGTTTTGAGATGGGTAAAGTATTGGTACCGGAAGGAAATGCAATTTTGAAGACGGCCAGACAGCTGTATGTTAAGGAATATTGCAGTCTGACACTGGGAAGCCAGGCAAAACCGGTATTGAAAGATGAGGACAGTGACAATGTCATTGCTGTAAGTAAATATGGTAAAGGGACGGTATTTGTGATCGGAGATCCATGGTTGTATAATGAGTATGTAGATGGAAGGAAGCTGCCTGCGGAATATGAGAACTTTAAAGCCGGGCAGGACCTGGTGAACTGGCTGGGGAACCTGCCGGGCAAACGATAA
- a CDS encoding zinc-binding alcohol dehydrogenase family protein has protein sequence MEKMRTLVCTMPGAFEYANAEKPVPGSGRAIIRIKRIGICGTDLHAFEGTQPFFSYPRILGHELAGELVEADGAPGFEQGEKVTFIPYFNCGTCIACRSGKPNCCTDIKVCGVHVDGGMAEYLSVPSVSLIQGEGLSYDELALVEPLAIGAHGVRRAGIQKDEFVLVIGAGPIGLGTMEFARIAGAKVIALDINSTRLQFCKDKLKVAHVVNALDPDVLEQLQQITAGDMPTAVIDATGSLKAINNAFQYMAHGARFVLIGLQKEPISFSHPEFHKREATLMSSRNATREDFEHVIASMKAGLLEPATYITHRVMFDQVADQFKNWLDPANGVIKAMVAL, from the coding sequence ATGGAGAAGATGAGAACATTGGTTTGCACCATGCCCGGAGCATTTGAATATGCAAATGCCGAAAAACCTGTACCTGGTTCGGGCCGTGCAATAATACGGATCAAAAGGATCGGGATATGCGGAACCGACCTGCATGCCTTTGAAGGTACACAGCCTTTTTTCAGTTACCCCAGGATATTGGGCCATGAACTGGCAGGAGAACTGGTGGAAGCGGATGGCGCCCCCGGTTTTGAGCAAGGTGAAAAAGTAACTTTTATCCCTTATTTCAACTGCGGGACATGTATTGCCTGTCGCTCTGGCAAGCCAAATTGCTGTACAGACATTAAAGTATGTGGCGTGCATGTAGACGGGGGGATGGCAGAATATCTTTCGGTGCCTTCAGTTTCTTTGATCCAGGGGGAAGGCCTGAGTTACGATGAACTTGCCCTGGTAGAGCCGCTGGCCATTGGTGCACACGGGGTACGTAGGGCGGGTATCCAAAAGGATGAATTTGTGTTGGTTATAGGGGCAGGTCCTATTGGTTTGGGTACTATGGAATTTGCACGTATAGCTGGTGCAAAGGTTATAGCGCTCGACATCAATTCTACCCGATTGCAGTTTTGCAAAGATAAGTTGAAGGTGGCACATGTGGTGAACGCGCTTGATCCGGACGTATTGGAGCAATTACAGCAGATCACAGCCGGGGATATGCCTACAGCCGTTATAGATGCCACGGGGAGTCTTAAAGCGATAAACAATGCTTTTCAATATATGGCACACGGTGCGCGTTTTGTTTTGATCGGGTTGCAAAAGGAGCCAATATCCTTTAGCCATCCCGAATTCCATAAGCGCGAGGCTACCCTGATGAGCAGCAGAAATGCCACAAGGGAAGATTTTGAACATGTGATTGCCAGTATGAAGGCCGGACTGCTGGAACCGGCTACCTATATTACCCATAGGGTGATGTTTGACCAGGTTGCAGATCAGTTCAAAAACTGGCTTGATCCGGCGAATGGCGTGATAAAAGCTATGGTTGCATTATAA